The proteins below come from a single Vibrio natriegens NBRC 15636 = ATCC 14048 = DSM 759 genomic window:
- the urtA gene encoding urea ABC transporter substrate-binding protein, whose translation MKRNFLATSVLAASLLSGYAMAEDTIKVGVLHSLSGTMAISETTLKDTMLMLIDEQNKKGGLLGKKLEAVVVDPASDWPLFAEKARELISKDKVDAVFGCWTSVSRKSVLPVFEELDSLLFYPVQYEGEESSKNVFYTGAAPNQQAIPAVDYLLDQGVERWVLAGTDYVYPRTTNKILEAYLKEKGVAEADIMINYTPFGHSDWQSIVSDIKKFGSTGKKTAVVSTINGDANVPFYKELGNQGISADDIPVVAFSVGEEELSGMDTSALVGHLAAWNYFMSVESDVNDEFIEKWHKFIKNDERVTNDPMEAHYIGFNMWVEAVKKAGTTDPAVVGDALVGVTVPNLTGGYSAMMPNHHITKPVLIGEIQDDGQFETVWKTSGLVAGDAWSDFLPGSKDLISDWRQPLSCGNYNTKTGKCSGQNF comes from the coding sequence ATGAAACGGAATTTCTTGGCGACTTCGGTATTAGCGGCATCATTACTGAGTGGGTACGCAATGGCAGAAGACACCATCAAGGTCGGTGTACTTCACTCTCTATCCGGCACCATGGCAATCAGTGAAACAACACTCAAAGACACGATGTTGATGCTGATTGATGAACAAAATAAAAAAGGTGGCTTACTAGGTAAAAAGCTTGAAGCCGTGGTTGTGGACCCAGCTTCTGACTGGCCACTGTTCGCTGAAAAAGCGCGTGAGCTCATTTCAAAAGACAAAGTCGACGCAGTATTTGGCTGCTGGACATCGGTGTCTCGTAAGTCTGTCCTTCCTGTTTTTGAAGAGCTCGATAGTCTATTGTTCTACCCAGTTCAATATGAGGGTGAAGAGTCCTCGAAAAACGTATTCTACACGGGTGCCGCGCCAAACCAGCAAGCCATTCCAGCGGTTGACTACCTACTTGATCAAGGCGTAGAGCGTTGGGTTTTAGCCGGAACAGATTACGTTTACCCGCGCACTACCAACAAAATTCTTGAAGCATACTTAAAAGAAAAAGGCGTGGCTGAAGCCGATATTATGATCAACTACACGCCGTTTGGTCATTCTGATTGGCAGTCAATCGTTTCAGATATTAAAAAATTCGGTTCTACAGGTAAGAAAACAGCAGTGGTTTCTACCATCAACGGTGACGCTAACGTACCGTTCTATAAAGAGCTAGGTAACCAAGGTATCTCAGCAGATGACATTCCAGTAGTGGCATTCTCTGTGGGTGAAGAAGAGTTGTCCGGTATGGATACCTCTGCTTTGGTTGGCCATTTGGCGGCATGGAACTACTTCATGAGCGTTGAATCCGACGTGAATGACGAGTTCATCGAAAAATGGCACAAGTTCATTAAGAACGATGAGCGCGTAACCAACGACCCAATGGAAGCGCATTACATTGGCTTCAACATGTGGGTTGAGGCGGTTAAGAAAGCAGGCACAACCGATCCAGCTGTTGTTGGTGATGCGCTTGTCGGCGTGACCGTTCCTAACTTGACTGGTGGTTACTCCGCAATGATGCCTAACCATCACATCACTAAACCCGTTCTTATCGGCGAAATCCAAGACGATGGCCAGTTTGAAACGGTATGGAAAACGTCGGGATTAGTGGCTGGTGATGCATGGTCGGATTTCCTACCGGGTTCAAAAGACCTTATCTCGGATTGGCGTCAACCGTTATCTTGCGGTAACTACAACACCAAAACTGGCAAATGTTCTGGTCAAAACTTCTAA
- the urtB gene encoding urea ABC transporter permease subunit UrtB: protein MFYASIFQRLTQCCHGIFSSASHVTVVLFSLFISAQTLASTAGLESELQRLATRDYDQISQAVINIGESGDERSIQVLELLFSGDIYLDKESKQLVKIVEKKGSQYLVTPLFAQESAEPLLVKRRSVKKIGINNQIRGEIKAQLAALNIRHPDSGTRINAVTQLMGDLNEQTYTLLEKARLSEEDSDVQQVLDTALAIYQLEHSSDQVAQEQAIATLGDSYQPTARNALTQFLATEPNEELTNATNKALGLIEQRVSLAHFCETLFFGLSLGSVLVLAAIGLAITFGVMGVINMAHGELIMLGAYTTYVIQTLMPNHIGWSIIVSIPVAFLVSGAVGILIERGVIRFLYGRPLETLLATFGISLVLQQTVRTIFSPLNRSVSTPDWMQGVIEINPLLSLTLNRFYIIIFCLIVFALLFAVLRYTRLGIEVRAVSQNRSMARAMGVKSEWVDAMTFGLGSGIAGIAGVALSQLTNVGPNLGQAYIIDSFMVVVFGGVGNLWGTLVAGMSLGIANKVMEPWAGAVLAKILVLVFIILFIQKKPRGLFPQKGRSAEG, encoded by the coding sequence ATGTTTTACGCATCCATTTTTCAGCGACTAACTCAATGTTGCCATGGGATATTTTCCTCGGCTTCGCATGTTACCGTTGTTCTTTTTAGCCTATTTATATCTGCTCAAACTCTAGCCTCAACGGCAGGGTTAGAGAGTGAGCTACAACGTCTTGCGACACGCGACTATGATCAAATCAGCCAGGCTGTTATCAACATTGGAGAGAGTGGCGACGAGCGTTCAATTCAAGTTCTCGAACTCCTATTCAGCGGTGATATCTATCTTGATAAAGAGTCCAAGCAATTGGTCAAAATTGTCGAGAAAAAGGGCAGTCAGTATTTAGTCACCCCTCTTTTTGCCCAAGAGTCGGCAGAGCCACTGCTCGTCAAACGCCGTTCCGTTAAAAAAATCGGTATTAACAACCAGATCCGCGGCGAAATTAAAGCGCAACTTGCCGCACTTAATATCCGTCACCCAGATTCAGGCACCCGTATCAATGCGGTGACACAGCTTATGGGTGACCTGAACGAACAAACGTATACCTTGCTAGAAAAAGCGAGACTTAGTGAAGAAGACTCGGATGTCCAACAAGTTTTAGATACAGCACTAGCGATATATCAACTAGAACATTCGAGCGACCAAGTGGCACAAGAACAAGCGATAGCAACGCTGGGGGATAGCTATCAGCCAACCGCGCGCAATGCACTTACCCAATTTTTAGCGACAGAACCAAATGAGGAACTGACCAATGCGACAAACAAAGCGCTCGGTTTGATTGAGCAGCGCGTCAGTCTGGCACATTTTTGTGAAACTCTATTTTTTGGTCTGAGCTTAGGTTCCGTTCTGGTGCTTGCCGCAATTGGTCTGGCGATTACGTTTGGTGTTATGGGCGTGATTAACATGGCGCATGGTGAACTTATCATGCTTGGCGCTTACACCACGTACGTGATTCAAACGTTGATGCCGAATCATATTGGCTGGTCAATCATAGTTTCGATACCTGTGGCATTTTTGGTTTCTGGTGCAGTAGGCATATTGATCGAACGAGGTGTAATTCGTTTCTTATACGGACGACCGTTAGAAACTTTGTTGGCGACGTTTGGTATCAGCCTGGTTTTGCAACAGACCGTACGCACGATTTTCTCTCCACTGAACCGTTCGGTATCAACACCGGACTGGATGCAAGGTGTGATTGAAATTAACCCGCTGCTAAGTCTGACCCTGAACCGTTTCTACATCATCATCTTCTGTTTGATCGTCTTTGCTCTGTTGTTTGCAGTATTACGTTACACCCGTTTAGGCATTGAAGTTCGCGCCGTTTCGCAAAACCGCAGTATGGCGAGAGCAATGGGCGTGAAATCGGAATGGGTTGACGCAATGACCTTTGGTCTCGGTTCTGGTATTGCAGGCATTGCCGGTGTCGCGCTTAGTCAGCTCACCAACGTGGGACCAAATTTAGGTCAGGCGTACATTATCGACTCATTTATGGTTGTGGTGTTTGGTGGTGTCGGCAACTTGTGGGGAACTCTCGTCGCTGGTATGTCGCTTGGTATCGCTAACAAAGTGATGGAGCCTTGGGCTGGAGCCGTTCTGGCTAAAATCCTGGTGCTGGTATTTATCATTCTATTTATTCAGAAGAAACCCCGAGGCTTGTTCCCTCAGAAGGGTCGCTCGGCGGAGGGTTAA
- the urtC gene encoding urea ABC transporter permease subunit UrtC: MDHQSKLFDRSTLMFLIVLGAALCLIPALNLFFAEGSALHISTYTVTLMGKYLTYALLAVAVDLVWGYLGILSLGHAAFFALGGYAMGMYLMRQIGDRGVYGNPELPDFMVFLNWQELPWFWHGFDQFWFAMLMVVLAPGLLAFVFGWFAFRSRVTGVYLSIITQALTYALLLAFFRNEMGFGGNNGLTDFKDILGFDLQADSTRLTLFALSGIALGLGYMACRFIVVSRLGRVAMAVRDAEARTRFTGYKVEYVKLAIFTFSAVLAGIAGALYVPQVGIINPSEFSPLNSIELVVWVALGGRATLYGAVVGALAVNYAKTYLTAALPEVWLFSLGAMFVLVTLFLPKGVTGLIKRKEVHS; encoded by the coding sequence ATGGATCATCAATCAAAATTGTTCGATCGCTCTACACTGATGTTTTTGATTGTATTGGGGGCGGCGCTTTGCTTAATTCCAGCGCTGAACCTGTTTTTTGCAGAAGGATCTGCACTTCATATTTCGACTTACACCGTTACATTAATGGGTAAGTATCTGACCTATGCGCTACTGGCAGTCGCAGTGGATTTGGTTTGGGGTTATTTGGGTATTCTGAGCTTAGGTCACGCCGCCTTTTTTGCACTGGGTGGCTATGCGATGGGTATGTATCTGATGCGTCAGATTGGTGATCGCGGCGTGTATGGTAACCCAGAACTACCGGACTTCATGGTCTTTCTTAACTGGCAGGAGCTGCCTTGGTTCTGGCATGGTTTTGACCAGTTCTGGTTCGCGATGTTGATGGTGGTATTGGCTCCTGGACTCCTCGCGTTTGTGTTTGGCTGGTTTGCTTTTCGCTCGCGAGTAACGGGTGTTTATCTATCCATTATCACTCAGGCACTGACGTATGCCTTACTGTTGGCGTTCTTCCGTAATGAGATGGGCTTTGGCGGGAATAATGGCTTAACTGACTTCAAAGATATCTTAGGTTTTGACCTGCAAGCCGATTCGACACGCCTGACACTATTTGCGTTATCAGGCATCGCTCTGGGATTAGGGTACATGGCTTGTCGATTCATTGTGGTTAGCCGCTTAGGTCGAGTTGCCATGGCCGTTCGTGATGCTGAAGCTCGGACTCGTTTCACCGGCTACAAAGTGGAATACGTCAAGTTAGCTATCTTCACTTTTTCTGCGGTACTCGCTGGCATTGCAGGTGCGTTGTATGTCCCTCAGGTGGGCATCATCAACCCTTCAGAATTTTCTCCTCTTAACTCAATTGAACTTGTCGTGTGGGTGGCACTTGGTGGACGTGCAACATTGTACGGTGCGGTGGTTGGTGCTTTAGCTGTCAATTACGCCAAAACCTACTTAACCGCGGCGCTTCCGGAAGTGTGGCTGTTTAGCTTAGGCGCAATGTTCGTTCTGGTCACGCTATTCCTGCCTAAGGGAGTAACCGGCTTAATCAAACGTAAAGAGGTGCATTCATGA
- the urtD gene encoding urea ABC transporter ATP-binding protein UrtD, translating into MKPQVNPMLKVGHGCLLYLEGISVSFDGFKAINDLNLYIKEGELRCIIGPNGAGKTTMMDIITGKTRPDTGTAWFGQNINLLQMSEPEIAQAGIGRKFQKPTVFESQSVFHNLELAMAGAKTVFSTLFATLTPSQVDHIDHVLKQIGLYEQRALLAGALSHGQKQWLEIGMLLMQNPKLLLVDEPVAGMTHQEMDRTGELLTSLAGERTIVLVEHDMDFVRSIARDVTVLHQGSVLAEGTMDQVQSNRKVVEVYLGEEA; encoded by the coding sequence ATGAAGCCGCAAGTTAACCCGATGCTTAAAGTCGGTCATGGTTGCTTGTTGTATCTCGAAGGTATCAGCGTGTCGTTTGATGGTTTTAAAGCAATCAACGACCTCAATCTCTACATTAAAGAAGGGGAGTTGCGCTGCATCATTGGACCTAATGGCGCAGGCAAAACCACCATGATGGACATCATTACGGGTAAAACCCGTCCGGATACCGGTACCGCGTGGTTTGGTCAAAACATTAACTTGTTACAAATGAGTGAGCCTGAAATTGCACAAGCGGGCATCGGCCGTAAATTCCAGAAGCCGACGGTGTTTGAATCTCAATCAGTATTTCACAACTTAGAGCTGGCGATGGCAGGGGCAAAAACGGTGTTTTCAACGCTGTTTGCCACACTAACGCCCAGCCAGGTGGATCATATCGATCACGTACTCAAGCAAATAGGTTTGTACGAGCAGCGTGCACTACTGGCTGGTGCATTATCTCATGGTCAGAAACAGTGGCTGGAAATCGGCATGCTGCTGATGCAAAACCCGAAACTGTTGCTGGTTGATGAGCCTGTTGCGGGGATGACCCACCAAGAGATGGACAGAACGGGCGAATTACTAACGTCATTAGCGGGTGAACGTACGATTGTGCTGGTTGAGCACGATATGGATTTTGTCCGCTCGATAGCGCGTGATGTAACGGTTTTACACCAAGGCAGCGTATTGGCTGAAGGCACGATGGACCAAGTTCAAAGCAACCGTAAGGTCGTGGAAGTCTACCTTGGAGAAGAAGCATGA
- the urtE gene encoding urea ABC transporter ATP-binding subunit UrtE produces MIEIKGLNQFYGQSHTLWDLDMQIPEGKCTVLMGRNGVGKTTLLQCIMGLLPTKSGEINFLGQNITKMAAEKRAPIGIGYVPQGRQIFPLLTVEENLRIGLPMRKDGARQVPEFIYELFPVLKEMLHRRGGDLSGGQQQQLAIGRALVIDPKLLILDEPTEGIQPNVVAEIGDIIRRLNKEIGLTVLLVEQKLPFARKVADNFCIIDRGRQVAMGEMEALDDTLVKKYLTV; encoded by the coding sequence ATGATTGAGATTAAAGGATTAAACCAGTTTTATGGACAGAGCCACACGTTGTGGGATCTCGACATGCAGATACCAGAGGGCAAATGTACCGTTCTGATGGGACGCAATGGGGTAGGTAAAACGACGTTGCTGCAATGCATCATGGGCTTGTTACCAACCAAGAGCGGCGAGATTAACTTCTTGGGTCAAAACATCACCAAAATGGCCGCAGAGAAACGTGCGCCAATCGGGATAGGTTATGTTCCTCAGGGACGCCAGATATTTCCGTTGCTGACGGTAGAAGAGAATTTACGTATCGGTCTACCAATGCGCAAAGATGGAGCGAGACAGGTTCCGGAATTCATCTACGAGTTGTTCCCGGTATTAAAAGAAATGCTGCACCGTCGTGGTGGTGATTTATCCGGCGGACAACAGCAGCAGCTTGCGATTGGTCGCGCCTTGGTAATTGACCCTAAGCTCCTTATTCTGGATGAACCTACCGAAGGCATTCAGCCTAATGTTGTGGCTGAAATTGGTGACATCATCCGCCGTCTAAATAAAGAGATTGGCCTGACCGTGTTGCTCGTTGAACAGAAATTACCATTCGCGCGTAAAGTCGCAGACAACTTCTGCATTATTGATCGTGGTCGTCAGGTGGCGATGGGAGAAATGGAAGCGCTCGATGATACGTTAGTTAAGAAATACCTGACGGTGTAA
- a CDS encoding urease accessory protein UreD, protein MNSVFNMSTQTQRHWPAYLSLGFSKSDDKTQMKRMEFQGPLRVQRPFYPELDVCHVYLLHPPGGLVSGDDLSIQIHCQNDSHALITTPSAGKIYKADSKNIEQKQHVDIEVDNAACEWLPMETIVFNGAHGKLTTNVNLYGDAKFIGIDVFCLGRPKSHFPFIQGSVEQRLSIYQDGTPLLLERQYLAADDPLLTAISGFNSNLVSGTLTVVGLNDAQTMVETLREHFSADTHGTLSITYRLNVLLVRYLGDCSEEAQRQLRACWQLIRPELLRRPACPPRIWNT, encoded by the coding sequence ATGAACAGTGTATTTAACATGTCGACCCAAACGCAGCGTCATTGGCCAGCTTATCTGTCCCTCGGCTTTAGTAAGTCCGATGACAAAACGCAGATGAAGCGCATGGAGTTTCAAGGCCCATTGCGAGTGCAGCGACCATTTTACCCAGAATTGGATGTCTGCCACGTTTACTTGCTTCATCCGCCAGGTGGGTTGGTGTCGGGTGATGATTTGAGTATTCAGATTCATTGCCAAAACGATAGTCATGCGCTGATCACCACACCGTCTGCGGGCAAAATTTATAAGGCTGACAGTAAAAACATCGAGCAAAAACAGCATGTCGATATCGAAGTTGATAATGCCGCGTGCGAGTGGTTACCCATGGAAACCATCGTCTTCAATGGTGCGCACGGTAAATTGACCACCAACGTTAATCTTTACGGTGATGCGAAGTTTATCGGTATCGATGTTTTTTGTTTAGGTCGCCCGAAAAGCCACTTTCCGTTCATACAGGGAAGCGTAGAGCAGCGTTTATCCATCTATCAAGACGGTACGCCTCTGTTACTTGAACGCCAATATCTGGCCGCAGACGATCCGCTTTTGACCGCTATCAGTGGTTTCAACAGCAATTTAGTCTCTGGCACTTTAACGGTTGTTGGATTGAATGACGCTCAAACTATGGTTGAAACGCTGCGAGAACACTTTTCCGCAGATACACATGGCACGTTGAGTATCACTTACAGACTCAATGTTTTATTAGTTCGTTACCTTGGTGATTGCAGTGAAGAGGCTCAGCGGCAACTGCGAGCGTGCTGGCAACTTATTCGTCCAGAGCTGCTTAGGCGCCCAGCATGCCCACCGAGAATTTGGAATACGTAG
- the ureA gene encoding urease subunit gamma has translation MELSPRDKDKLLLFTAALVAERRLARGVKLNYPEASAYISAAIMEGARDGKTVAQLMSDGRTLLTKDDVMEGIPELLEEVQVEATFPDGTKLVTVHNPIQ, from the coding sequence ATGGAATTATCTCCAAGAGACAAGGACAAGTTATTGCTGTTTACCGCAGCGTTAGTGGCAGAGCGTCGACTCGCTCGCGGCGTAAAACTCAATTATCCAGAAGCGTCTGCTTATATTTCCGCAGCAATCATGGAGGGCGCTCGTGACGGCAAAACGGTCGCCCAACTTATGAGTGATGGACGCACACTGCTCACAAAAGATGACGTGATGGAAGGTATTCCAGAGCTGTTAGAGGAAGTGCAGGTAGAAGCGACGTTCCCGGATGGCACGAAGCTGGTCACTGTTCATAACCCGATTCAATAG
- a CDS encoding urease subunit beta — protein MKPGEYILSDVPIELNKGRRTEQLAVINHGDRPIQVGSHYHFFETNPALDFDREKAKGMRLNIAAGTAVRFEPGQTRNIELVEIDGTKTIYGFRGEVMGKV, from the coding sequence ATGAAGCCTGGTGAATACATTTTAAGTGACGTGCCAATCGAGCTGAATAAAGGACGTCGTACTGAGCAATTGGCAGTAATTAATCATGGTGATCGCCCGATCCAAGTTGGCAGTCATTACCACTTTTTTGAGACCAATCCGGCATTAGATTTTGACCGCGAGAAAGCCAAAGGAATGCGACTCAACATTGCGGCTGGTACCGCAGTACGATTCGAGCCGGGGCAGACTCGCAACATAGAATTGGTCGAGATTGACGGAACGAAAACCATCTATGGCTTCCGCGGTGAAGTCATGGGAAAGGTCTAA
- the ureC gene encoding urease subunit alpha gives MAEISRRAYADMYGPTVGDKVRLADTELFIQVEQDYTVYGDEVKFGGGKVIRDGMGQGQLCRDQVMDCVITNALILDHWGIVKADIGIKDGNIAAIGKAGNKDIQPDVTINIGASTEVIAGEGHIVTAGAIDAHIHFICPQQIEEALMAGTTTMIGGGTGPATGTNATTCAPGAWNMAQMLRSTDQMPMNFGFLGKGNASLPEPLAEQIEAGACGLKLHEDWGTTPASIDNCLTVAEKYDVQVAIHTDTLNESGFVEDTLAAFKGRTIHTYHTEGAGGGHAPDIIVACGQPNVLPSSTNPTRPYTVNTVDEHLDMLMVCHHLDPNIPEDVAFADSRIRKETIAAEDILHDLGAFSMIASDSQAMGRVGEVITRTWQTAHKMKVQRGYLEQDKEIQADNFRAKRYIAKYTINPAIAHGVDHTVGSLEVGKLADIVLWKPAFFGIKPALIIKGGFIAAAPMGDANASIPTPQPVHYRRMFGGFGSAASATSVTFTSKVATENGLKDKLGLQRELIACKNCRTVTKNDMILNDYMPTVTVDPQTYEVRADGELLTCDPATELPLAQRYTLF, from the coding sequence ATGGCAGAAATTTCTCGTCGCGCCTACGCCGATATGTATGGCCCGACAGTAGGCGACAAAGTCCGTCTGGCCGACACTGAGCTATTTATTCAAGTTGAGCAGGATTACACCGTATACGGTGATGAAGTGAAATTTGGTGGCGGTAAAGTCATTCGTGATGGCATGGGACAAGGCCAGTTATGTCGTGATCAAGTGATGGACTGCGTGATCACCAATGCGTTAATCCTTGATCACTGGGGCATTGTGAAAGCGGATATTGGCATTAAAGATGGCAACATTGCCGCGATCGGCAAAGCAGGTAACAAAGACATTCAGCCTGATGTCACGATTAACATCGGCGCAAGTACCGAGGTGATTGCCGGCGAAGGTCATATCGTCACGGCAGGTGCTATCGACGCTCACATCCATTTTATTTGCCCACAACAAATTGAAGAAGCGTTAATGGCAGGTACCACGACCATGATTGGTGGCGGTACTGGCCCAGCAACGGGAACGAACGCTACGACGTGTGCACCCGGTGCCTGGAACATGGCGCAAATGCTGCGCAGTACGGACCAAATGCCGATGAACTTTGGCTTTTTAGGCAAGGGGAACGCAAGTTTGCCGGAGCCGTTGGCAGAGCAAATTGAAGCTGGCGCTTGCGGACTAAAACTGCACGAAGACTGGGGGACAACACCAGCATCGATCGACAATTGTTTGACCGTTGCTGAAAAATACGATGTGCAAGTCGCCATTCATACGGACACGCTGAATGAATCTGGTTTTGTGGAAGACACACTTGCAGCGTTTAAAGGACGTACGATTCATACTTACCACACCGAAGGTGCGGGTGGCGGTCACGCTCCTGACATTATTGTTGCCTGTGGTCAGCCAAACGTACTGCCATCGTCAACCAACCCAACACGTCCTTACACGGTGAATACCGTTGATGAACATTTGGATATGTTGATGGTGTGCCATCACCTTGATCCAAACATTCCGGAAGATGTCGCGTTTGCCGATTCTCGTATTCGCAAAGAAACCATTGCAGCAGAGGACATTCTCCATGATTTAGGAGCGTTCTCCATGATTGCCTCGGATTCACAGGCGATGGGGCGAGTGGGTGAAGTGATTACCCGTACCTGGCAAACCGCACACAAGATGAAAGTGCAACGTGGTTATCTGGAACAAGACAAAGAGATTCAGGCGGATAATTTTCGCGCTAAACGTTACATCGCGAAATACACCATTAACCCTGCAATCGCGCATGGTGTTGATCATACGGTCGGCTCTCTTGAAGTCGGTAAGCTAGCGGATATCGTTCTTTGGAAACCAGCGTTCTTTGGTATTAAACCAGCGTTAATCATTAAAGGTGGCTTTATTGCTGCAGCACCGATGGGCGATGCGAATGCGTCAATCCCGACGCCTCAACCAGTTCACTATCGTCGTATGTTTGGCGGTTTTGGTAGCGCTGCTTCTGCAACGTCCGTCACCTTCACCAGCAAAGTCGCCACTGAGAATGGGCTGAAAGACAAATTGGGGTTACAGCGAGAGTTGATAGCCTGCAAGAATTGCCGGACTGTCACCAAGAACGACATGATTCTGAACGACTATATGCCAACGGTGACGGTAGACCCACAAACTTATGAAGTTCGAGCGGATGGCGAGCTATTAACGTGCGACCCAGCGACAGAGTTGCCTCTTGCGCAGCGTTACACCCTGTTCTAA
- the ureE gene encoding urease accessory protein UreE yields the protein MYRVISRSDHHHGEIDDSIVLAYEVRQRGRFRASSKKGMDVGVFLPRGDVLQDGDCLFTECGKVFLVEAQEEEIVTASAKDWLTFSKACYHMGNRHVPMEIGELWLRFQPDHVLEEMVELFGLECNHHQAMFNPESGAYHGSGHSHGHSHGEHQHSHGEHSH from the coding sequence ATGTACCGAGTAATTAGTCGCTCTGATCATCACCATGGTGAAATTGATGACTCGATTGTATTGGCTTATGAAGTGCGTCAACGCGGACGTTTTCGAGCATCAAGCAAAAAGGGCATGGATGTAGGCGTATTTCTACCACGAGGTGATGTTCTTCAAGATGGTGACTGCCTTTTCACTGAATGCGGAAAGGTATTTCTGGTCGAAGCTCAGGAGGAAGAGATCGTCACGGCTTCGGCAAAAGACTGGTTAACGTTTTCCAAAGCCTGCTATCACATGGGGAATCGCCATGTACCAATGGAAATCGGTGAACTTTGGCTGCGTTTTCAACCTGACCACGTATTGGAGGAGATGGTCGAACTATTTGGGCTGGAGTGCAACCATCATCAAGCGATGTTTAATCCTGAGTCTGGTGCGTATCACGGCAGTGGGCATAGTCACGGTCATTCACATGGTGAACATCAACACAGCCATGGGGAGCATAGCCACTAA
- a CDS encoding urease accessory protein UreF, which produces MNVQSLLSLLHLSSPSLPIGAFAYSQGLETAVDLEWVSDEATLQTWLEPILNHAQANLEVPLLVRCYQAWQANDMAALEHWQAVLLANRETAELVMEEQKLGQTFYRLLTSLEVELPPQAKTMTYLPLFAKACQHFGVSLEQAATGWLWSWLENQITVACKTVPLGQTSAQRVLIALMPQIEEAITTGFAVEDEAIGLTLPNFAMACAWHETQYSRLFRS; this is translated from the coding sequence ATGAACGTTCAGTCATTACTCTCTCTGTTGCACCTTAGCAGTCCGAGTCTGCCTATTGGTGCATTCGCTTACAGCCAAGGTTTGGAAACGGCGGTAGACCTGGAGTGGGTGAGCGATGAGGCGACGCTACAAACCTGGCTTGAACCGATTCTTAATCATGCTCAGGCCAATTTGGAAGTACCACTTTTAGTTCGCTGTTATCAAGCGTGGCAAGCAAACGACATGGCAGCTCTGGAACATTGGCAGGCGGTGTTACTGGCAAACCGGGAAACGGCGGAGCTGGTAATGGAAGAGCAAAAACTTGGGCAAACCTTTTATCGTTTATTAACGAGCTTAGAAGTGGAATTACCGCCACAGGCAAAAACAATGACTTATCTGCCGTTATTTGCCAAAGCTTGTCAGCACTTTGGTGTATCACTGGAGCAAGCTGCGACGGGGTGGCTTTGGTCGTGGCTGGAAAACCAAATTACAGTGGCATGTAAAACGGTGCCGTTGGGGCAGACGTCAGCCCAACGCGTTCTCATCGCATTAATGCCACAAATTGAAGAAGCAATTACCACAGGGTTTGCGGTAGAAGACGAAGCAATAGGGCTGACTTTACCGAACTTTGCGATGGCCTGTGCATGGCATGAAACCCAATATTCAAGATTATTTAGGAGTTAA
- the ureG gene encoding urease accessory protein UreG: MSTQCLRVGVGGPVGSGKTALLRQLCLAMRQHYDLAVVTNDIYTKEDAEFLLRNEALESDRILGVETGGCPHTAIREDASMNLAAIDELQDRHPGLEFVLVESGGDNLSATFSPELSDLTLYVIDVCAGDKIPRKGGPGITKSDLLIINKTDLAPMVNASLDVMDRDAKKMRGEKPFVFTNLIRGDGLQEVINFIVERGMLEKRDVKVEVTEA, from the coding sequence ATGAGTACACAATGTTTACGAGTTGGCGTGGGTGGCCCGGTTGGCTCAGGAAAAACGGCACTGCTGCGTCAGTTATGTTTAGCAATGCGTCAACATTACGATTTAGCCGTCGTGACCAACGACATTTACACCAAAGAAGACGCGGAATTTTTACTGCGTAATGAAGCGTTAGAATCCGATCGTATTCTGGGCGTGGAGACAGGCGGTTGTCCACATACGGCTATTCGCGAAGACGCGTCTATGAATTTGGCAGCGATCGATGAGCTACAAGATCGTCATCCCGGCTTAGAGTTCGTGTTAGTCGAAAGTGGCGGAGACAACCTGAGTGCGACCTTCAGCCCTGAGTTATCTGATTTAACGCTTTATGTTATTGACGTGTGCGCGGGAGATAAAATCCCTCGTAAAGGAGGACCGGGTATCACTAAGTCTGACTTATTGATCATCAATAAGACCGACCTCGCACCGATGGTTAATGCATCGTTAGACGTTATGGACCGTGACGCGAAAAAGATGCGTGGCGAAAAGCCATTCGTATTTACCAACCTGATTCGTGGTGATGGTTTACAGGAAGTCATCAATTTTATTGTTGAGCGCGGCATGCTGGAGAAGCGTGACGTAAAAGTTGAAGTTACGGAAGCATAA